The following coding sequences lie in one Miscanthus floridulus cultivar M001 chromosome 9, ASM1932011v1, whole genome shotgun sequence genomic window:
- the LOC136479215 gene encoding uncharacterized protein: MDQLDEARDITLLRSAKYQQALRCTNLFRHKHKKELFITAKDMYMGQFIYCSHRIMLPISDTLPLCKTFKGATICNIEHHTSDYGAPPPGHLGTTPSSSTATPTTVPERKAPPTVGRSQRMTTRLMMLGTL; the protein is encoded by the exons atggaccaactagatgaagcccgcgacatcaccctcctccgttcagctaagtaccagcaggcattgcgatg TACCAACCTCTTCAGGCACAAGCACAAGAAGGAGCTCTTCATCACCGCCAAGgacatgtacatgggccagttcaTCTACTGCAGCCACCGCATCATGCTCCCCATCAGCGACACCCTACCGCTCTGCAAGACCTTCAAAGGTGCCACcatctgcaacatcgagcaccacacCAGCGACTATGGTGCCCCTCCAccggggcatctagggactacgccatcatcatcaaccGCAACCCCAACAACGGTGCCTGAACGGAAGGCGCCTCCCACCGTGGGGAGGTCGCAACGAATGACGACGAGGCTGATGATGCTCGGCACCCTCTAG
- the LOC136481337 gene encoding uncharacterized protein, whose product MGRGSTVALAAAAAALLLSLPMLLVSLRSADPYEQETRRMFVEWKARVNETYKHAGEEECRYAVFKDTRRDVARTRAARPARARRTSSGLNSFAATPVEEFYLMLMFPGEEEAYEQETRRVFVGWKAKYGKSYRDVGEEECRYALFKGNRRVVVWLNATAAAAARRNVCYGLNQFGDLTNEEVRERCYLKMEDPELRARCQADLVCRCIATELKETESGGSAIPGDEAHMLQ is encoded by the exons ATGGGGCGGGGCTCCACGGTTGCTCTCGCGGCAGCGGCGGCtgcgctgctgctgtcgctgccgATGCTGCTGGTGTCGCTGCGGTCCGCGGACCCGTACGAGCAGGAGACCCGCCGGATGTTCGTGGAGTGGAAGGCCAGGGTCAACGAGACCTATAAACACGCCGGCGAAGAGGAGTGCCGGTACGCGGTGTTCAAGGACACCCGCCGCGACGTCGCCCGAACCAGGGCCGCCAGGCCCGCCAGGGCCAGGCGGACCTCATCTGGCCTCAACAGTTTCGCCGCCACCCCCGTTGAGGAGTTCTACCTCATGCTCATGTTCCCGGGGGAGGAGGAAGCGTACGAGCAGGAGACCCGCCGGGTGTTCGTGGGGTGGAAGGCCAAGTATGGCAAGAGTTACAGAGACGTCGGTGAGGAGGAGTGCCGGTACGCCTTGTTCAAGGGCAACCGCCGCGTCGTCGTCTGGCTcaacgccaccgccgccgccgccgcccggcgaaACGTGTGCTACGGCCTCAACCAATTCGGCGACCTCACCAACGAGGAGGTCCGCGAACGCTGCTACCTGAAGATGGAGGACCCAGAGCTGAGGGCCAGGTGCCAAGCCGACCTG GTTTGCCGGTGCATTGCTACGGAACTGAAAGAAACAGAGTCTGGAGGTAGCGCCATTCCTGGAGATGAAGCACACATGTTACAGTAG